A window from Musa acuminata AAA Group cultivar baxijiao chromosome BXJ3-10, Cavendish_Baxijiao_AAA, whole genome shotgun sequence encodes these proteins:
- the LOC135581806 gene encoding U-box domain-containing protein 8-like — MGMEVELPDDFRCPISLEVMTDPVILPSGHTFDRASIQRWLDSGNLTCPVTNLPLSPSPSLIPNHALRSLISSFLAQRPTAIDAAADNRDALLLAPLSFPSDAPTLAAVLRLAQRGGPNSRRLVADSGAASVLFRHAAAPDPPDLQDLSLRTLLHLTLDGDDARLGLVAEGALDPVIAALRGGPAAALAATLLTSLAVVDVNKATIGAHPAAIPLLAALLRYGDGRERREAATALYELCKFAENRRRTVRAGALLPLVRLTREGSERAVRVLGLLAKCREGKEEMRKLIGFINVLSEVLRAGSPRGIEHALLVLNYLCSDSREMAFTAIKEGILDLCSVLAGDMNPNIGKNAMELVLRLEKEQFGGYS; from the coding sequence atggGGATGGAAGTGGAGTTGCCGGATGACTTCCGCTGCCCCATCTCGCTGGAGGTGATGACTGACCCGGTGATCCTACCGTCGGGACACACCTTCGACCGCGCCTCCATCCAGCGCTGGCTCGACTCCGGTAACCTTACCTGCCCGGTCACCAACCTCCCCctgtccccctccccctccctcatCCCCAACCACGCCCTCCGCAGCCTCATCTCCAGCTTCCTCGCCCAGCGACCGACCGCCATCGACGCCGCTGCCGACAACCGCGACGCGCTGCTCCTTGCCCCCCTCTCCTTTCCCTCCGATGCCCCCACCCTCGCCGCCGTCCTCCGCCTCGCCCAGCGCGGCGGCCCCAACTCCCGCCGCCTAGTCGCGGACTCCGGCGCCGCGTCCGTCCTCTTCCGCCACGCCGCCGCCCCCGACCCTCCCGACCTCCAGGACCTCTCCCTCCGCACCCTGCTCCACCTCACCCTCGACGGCGACGACGCCCGCCTCGGCCTTGTCGCCGAGGGCGCCCTCGACCCCGTCATCGCCGCCCTTCGCGGCGGCCCCGCCGCAGCCCTCGCCGCCACGCTTCTCACCAGCCTCGCCGTCGTCGACGTTAATAAGGCGACCATCGGCGCCCACCCCGCCGCGATACCTCTCCTCGCAGCGCTCCTCCGCTACGGCGACGGCCGGGAGCGGCGGGAAGCGGCGACGGCACTCTACGAGCTGTGCAAATTCGCGGAGAACCGGCGGCGGACCGTCCGAGCCGGCGCCTTGCTGCCCTTAGTCCGCCTGACCCGCGAAGGCTCGGAGAGGGCCGTCCGGGTTTTGGGACTTCTCGCCAAGTGCCGAGAAGGTAAGGAAGAGATGAGGAAGTTGATCGGATTCATTAACGTATTATCCGAGGTCCTAAGAGCGGGGAGTCCTCGGGGCATCGAGCACGCCCTTTTGGTGTTGAACTATTTGTGCTCGGATAGCAGAGAGATGGCTTTCACAGCCATCAAAGAAGGGATTCTTGATCTCTGCTCGGTTTTGGCAGGCGATATGAATCCGAATATTGGTAAGAACGCGATGGAATTGGTTCTGAGACTTGAAAAGGAGCAATTTGGTGGCTATTCATGA
- the LOC135650638 gene encoding cysteine-rich receptor-like protein kinase 19, which yields MSFCVHKFLYTGGCKLFKHVYRHRTSRRTEESTVVGNSSGNQGLDSQQYDIDIIKAATNYFDHGNKLGEGGFGPVYKGRFADGQVIAVKRLSERSGQGTKEFKNEVEVISRLQHRNLVKLLGYCIHGEEKLLVYEFMPNKSLDFFLFDATNSRTLDWRKRYSIIEGVARGLVYLHRDSRLRIIHRDLKTSNILLDEQFNPKISDFGMARIFGGDQIQETTKRVVGTIGYMSPEYAMGGKFSEKSDVFSFGVLVLETLSGKKTSYYLNDDDDDDDESIGLLGYAWRLWEEHRILELVDPSLGDSCNSSQVMRCIKLGLLCVQEFPTDRPTMSMVVSLLNSDADDLPAPKPVAFFGARSKLESSESCSVNEVTNTEIDCR from the exons ATGTCCTTCTGCGTTCACAAATTCTTGTACACCGGTGGTTGCAAGTTGTTTAAGCATGTCTACAGACACAGAA CATCGAGAAGAACAGAAGAATCAACTGTGGTCGGAAACTCCTCGGGTAATCAAGGCTTAGATTCACAACAATACGATATAGACATCATAAAAGCAGCAACAAACTACTTTGATCATGGGAATAAGCTTGGAGAAGGAGGATTTGGCCCAGTTTATAAG GGAAGGTTTGCTGATGGACAAGTGATAGCTGTGAAGAGACTGTCAGAGAGATCTGGTCAAGGTACAAAGGAATTCAAGAATGAGGTAGAAGTTATATCCAGACTCCAACACAGGAACCTTGTGAAGCTTTTGGGCTACTGCATCCATGGAGAAGAGAAGTTACTGGTCTATGAATTCATGCCCAACAAGAGTTTGGATTTCTTTCTCTTTG ACGCCACTAATTCAAGAACACTGGACTGGAGAAAGCGCTACAGCATCATCGAGGGTGTTGCTCGAGGACTGGTCTACCTTCATCGCGACTCTCGATTGAGAATAATCCACAGAGATCTGAAAACCAGCAACATTCTGCTTGACGAACAATTTAATCCGAAAATTTCTGACTTCGGGATGGCACGCATCTTTGGAGGAGATCAGATTCAAGAAACAACGAAGAGAGTTGTTGGAACAAT TGGATACATGTCTCCTGAGTATGCCATGGGAGGAAAATTCTCCGAGAAATCGGATGTCTTCAGCTTCGGCGTCTTGGTTTTAGAGACTTTGAGTGGTAAAAAGACTAGCTACTAtctcaacgacgacgacgacgacgacgatgaatcGATTGGCCTTTTGGGATAC GCATGGAGGCTGTGGGAAGAGCACAGAATCCTAGAGCTGGTAGATCCATCATTGGGCGATTCATGCAATAGCTCTCAAGTGATGAGGTGCATTAAACTTGGGCTGCTGTGCGTTCAAGAATTCCCAACGGACAGGCCAACCATGTCAATGGTCGTCTCCCTGCTAAATAGTGATGCAGATGATCTCCCTGCACCCAAACCAGTTGCATTCTTTGGGGCGAGAAGCAAACTGGAGAGCTCTGAGAGCTGCTCTGTCAATGAAGTCACCAACACAGAAATAGATTGCAGATGA